The segment GGGTAGGCAGCAGGATCGAGATCGCCGAGGCGTACATGGACGGCGCCCGGGGCGTGGCCGGCTGCCCACTCGTCGTCCTCGCGGACATCGATCAGGATGGCTCCCGATTCGGCGATCAGTGCGTGTGCGGCGGCCGGATCGGCTTCCGGTGGTGCTTCAATCATGAACAACGCTCCTTGGATCCGTGGGTGCTTACAGGGCGTGCAGCGGCGTGGCCGGCACGAAGCGATAGCCGTCGCTCGGTGAGAACGTGGCCGAGACGGTGAACCGATCTCCTCGAATCACTGTGTGCCGCAACTCCACCGGCCGGGAATTCATGCAACCCAAGCGGCGGATCGACAGCGCGGCCGTCTGCTCGTCGATGTCGAGCAGTGCTGCGTCCTCGGCGGTCGGGACGATGGCGGTGACGTCTTCGCGGCCACCGGTGAGGCGGATGCCGCAGCGTTTCTCGAGCTCGATGTACAGAGCCGTGTGAGTAAAGTCCGCATCCAGGAGGTCGCGTGCCAGGTCCCCCGGCAACCAGGCATAGTCGAGCGCCAACGGCATGGTCCCTGCCATACGGATGCGCTCCAGGTAGAGCAGTGGGGCCTTGGGACCGACCTGCAGAGTGGGAGCGACCGCGGGGTCGGTGCGTAGTTCGAGTGCACGCACCACGCTGTGCTGAGCAACACCCGTGGCTTCCACGGCAGCGAAGAGACTGTAGAGCGCACCGAGAGGTTGCTCGATCACCGGCGGACCGGCCAGTCGAGAAGGCCGGCCACGCTCTGCAATCAAGATTCCTTCGTTCCGCAGGTGCCGCAGGGCCTCGCGGGTGGTGTGACGGCTGACGCCGTAGCTCGTCGTCAACGCATGCTCGCCCGGGAACTCGGAGCCGGCGAATTCGTCGTCACCGATTCGGCGGACCAGATCGGCATGCAGTTGCGCCCACAGCGGCATCGCACTCGAGCGGTCGAGCGCGGCACTGCGATCTGGTTCAACCATCAAGGGCCCTCCTGTCGATCTGTGTCGGAATCCGAATTCGAGCCGCCTGCTGCTGCCCT is part of the Rhodococcus sp. SBT000017 genome and harbors:
- a CDS encoding GntR family transcriptional regulator — encoded protein: MVEPDRSAALDRSSAMPLWAQLHADLVRRIGDDEFAGSEFPGEHALTTSYGVSRHTTREALRHLRNEGILIAERGRPSRLAGPPVIEQPLGALYSLFAAVEATGVAQHSVVRALELRTDPAVAPTLQVGPKAPLLYLERIRMAGTMPLALDYAWLPGDLARDLLDADFTHTALYIELEKRCGIRLTGGREDVTAIVPTAEDAALLDIDEQTAALSIRRLGCMNSRPVELRHTVIRGDRFTVSATFSPSDGYRFVPATPLHAL